In Maridesulfovibrio sp., a single genomic region encodes these proteins:
- a CDS encoding nuclear transport factor 2 family protein has protein sequence MRKIFVLLFTVTLVIAAASVSSASEETVRDQIKDLLFEYKDAYNLRNFDSIRALYTKDALITSFACNSDKEVPFSEFSDDLGRCSTYWVEGAFKLRLFKITSFSVDGDKCTARVSWDYRDNRNRGKFNPTFEFRRVGGKWKISKENYGRKPI, from the coding sequence GTGAGAAAAATTTTCGTATTGCTTTTCACCGTTACACTGGTAATAGCCGCAGCTTCTGTTTCCTCAGCATCAGAAGAGACCGTGCGCGACCAGATCAAGGATCTTCTCTTTGAGTACAAGGATGCCTACAATCTCAGAAATTTTGATTCCATAAGGGCTCTGTACACAAAGGACGCGTTGATCACATCCTTTGCCTGCAATTCCGATAAGGAAGTTCCCTTCAGCGAGTTCAGCGATGATCTGGGGCGGTGTTCAACGTATTGGGTTGAGGGGGCGTTCAAGCTGCGGCTGTTCAAGATTACGAGTTTTTCGGTTGACGGAGACAAGTGCACGGCCCGTGTGAGTTGGGATTACCGTGACAACAGAAACCGTGGCAAATTCAACCCGACATTCGAGTTTCGGCGGGTGGGCGGAAAGTGGAAAATTTCCAAAGAGAATTACGGGCGCAAACCAATTTAG
- a CDS encoding adenylyl-sulfate kinase, translating into MPGSNGICVDRNWAVWVTGLPGCGKSTVAAMLVSALEAESISVVRLSMDERRKLYISEPRYTENERNRAYGLFVEDAVSVIESGRCVVLDATAHRRCWRDNARGKIEFFAEVYLRCPVKTAMKREAGRQQGLVMAGLYEKALERKRTGKKFQDLGEVVGVDVRFEEDRNAECIVDTDAKTPEQVFEEVLVALGKWRKMNGIC; encoded by the coding sequence ATGCCAGGTTCGAACGGTATATGCGTTGACAGGAACTGGGCGGTCTGGGTTACCGGTCTGCCCGGATGCGGAAAGAGCACTGTTGCCGCCATGCTGGTATCCGCATTGGAGGCTGAAAGTATATCTGTTGTCCGGCTCAGTATGGACGAACGCAGAAAGCTTTATATCTCCGAGCCGAGGTATACGGAAAACGAACGTAACAGGGCCTACGGTCTTTTTGTGGAAGATGCTGTTTCAGTTATAGAATCCGGTCGCTGCGTAGTGCTGGACGCCACTGCGCACAGGCGGTGCTGGCGCGATAATGCCCGTGGAAAAATTGAATTTTTTGCCGAAGTATATCTGCGCTGTCCGGTAAAGACGGCAATGAAGCGCGAGGCCGGGAGGCAGCAGGGGCTGGTGATGGCCGGACTGTATGAAAAGGCGCTTGAACGGAAGCGCACGGGAAAGAAATTTCAGGATCTCGGCGAGGTTGTGGGGGTGGATGTCCGATTCGAGGAAGACCGCAACGCGGAGTGCATTGTGGACACGGACGCGAAGACTCCCGAGCAGGTTTTTGAAGAGGTTTTGGTGGCTCTTGGAAAATGGCGGAAGATGAACGGCATCTGCTGA
- a CDS encoding aminoglycoside phosphotransferase family protein, which translates to MIEITADMLESYLKEAFGDGTELVDYGDLGYLDKQGMKKFGYGKPLLVRFVAGGEERETVISVMKGDNYGHQFYWDRAAILMFQYETSASLSRHVKPMGIGYVGADGSMRPVIGPREFFILNEKLEGYDYFHDLDRIRKGGYEDRDREMAGNLAGWLAEIHGTRKDDSHLYMRRIRDLIGSSECIMGLVDEAYAHPSEYFSRDRFIRLEKRLIDWRWKLAHYTGRLCAVHGDFHPWNVLVGGPEGFSVLDRSRGEWGEAAGDLCCMAANYILFGLYDDGGVSEHFRTLYMTLFEKYLELTGDSEILEVMGPFFVFRGLVIASPVWYPDHPVKVRESLLRFIENVLEDEVFDYARFERYMR; encoded by the coding sequence ATGATTGAAATTACCGCCGACATGCTTGAAAGTTATCTGAAGGAGGCGTTCGGAGACGGAACCGAACTGGTTGATTACGGTGATCTAGGTTATCTGGACAAGCAGGGGATGAAAAAGTTCGGTTACGGCAAACCGCTTCTTGTCCGGTTCGTTGCGGGCGGAGAAGAACGGGAAACAGTCATCTCAGTCATGAAGGGGGACAACTACGGGCATCAGTTTTATTGGGACAGGGCGGCCATACTCATGTTCCAGTATGAGACCTCGGCAAGCCTTTCCCGGCATGTAAAGCCTATGGGAATCGGTTACGTCGGGGCCGACGGCAGCATGCGGCCTGTGATCGGGCCCAGGGAGTTTTTCATTCTGAATGAAAAGCTGGAAGGATACGACTATTTTCACGATCTTGATCGCATCCGCAAGGGCGGTTACGAGGACCGTGACCGCGAGATGGCCGGAAATCTTGCCGGATGGCTGGCGGAAATTCACGGAACCCGCAAAGATGATTCTCATCTTTATATGCGGCGTATCAGGGACCTGATAGGTTCCAGCGAGTGTATAATGGGACTTGTGGACGAGGCGTACGCCCATCCCAGTGAATATTTTTCTCGGGACCGGTTTATCAGGCTGGAAAAGAGACTCATCGACTGGCGCTGGAAGCTCGCTCATTATACCGGCAGGTTGTGCGCTGTGCACGGCGATTTTCATCCCTGGAATGTTCTGGTGGGCGGGCCGGAGGGTTTCAGCGTGCTTGACCGCAGCAGGGGCGAATGGGGCGAGGCTGCAGGGGATCTCTGCTGCATGGCCGCCAATTACATCCTGTTCGGTCTTTACGATGATGGCGGTGTTTCAGAACATTTCCGGACATTATACATGACTCTTTTTGAAAAATATCTTGAGCTTACCGGGGACAGTGAAATACTCGAAGTCATGGGGCCGTTTTTTGTGTTCAGGGGGTTGGTTATAGCTTCTCCTGTCTGGTATCCGGATCATCCGGTAAAGGTTCGGGAGTCCCTGTTGAGATTTATTGAAAACGTGCTTGAGGACGAGGTGTTCGATTATGCCAGGTTCGAACGGTATATGCGTTGA